The proteins below come from a single Burkholderia contaminans genomic window:
- a CDS encoding S53 family peptidase: MNQVADKNQKHNRFVKLAFAAAAAASFGMATAHAAPAAGWTETHTKGFLPLVQQSEAGTAGAPAASTAAAAAAAVEMAPGESVDIVLGLNLRNEAQLDQYLHDLHTPGSPHYRQFLTPAQFAAQYAPTDQQVASVVAHLRKEGFVNIVVAPNRLLVSASGTAATIKSAFRTTLKRFTRNGRSVYANTDAAQVPNAIGGVVGSVLGLQNVELMHTGAGSQPQGNTSNLAIPAGASAVPHNPTEFSSIYGGDGTPTASQTTVGIISEGDLSQTVSDLNTFAANNSLGTISSSIVKTGPSGSSYTDTDGTVEWNLDSQSIVGAAGGSVKQVVFYVAPSMTLTAITAAYNKAVTDNVAKVINVSLGVCESSANSTGSQATDDTIFKQAVAQGQTFSVSAGDHGAYECASGTPSRSTYTVSEPATSPYVIAVGGTTLFTNTSTNAYNSEIVWNDPSWQPGTVWSTGGGYSKYEAAPAWQSSSLTGSTKRALPDVGFDADLRTGAILVVNGQTSDTLWGSGYLNNEGGTSLAAPIFTGIWARLQSANNNALGFPASSFYKYFPSNAALLHDVTSGNNGSGTYGYKAKAGWDATTGFGSVNISKLNTFIQGTSDFAR, encoded by the coding sequence ATGAATCAGGTTGCAGACAAGAATCAAAAGCACAATCGCTTCGTCAAACTCGCATTCGCCGCCGCAGCCGCCGCATCGTTCGGCATGGCGACCGCCCACGCCGCGCCTGCGGCCGGCTGGACGGAAACGCACACCAAGGGTTTCCTGCCGCTCGTGCAGCAAAGCGAAGCCGGTACGGCCGGGGCGCCCGCCGCGAGCACGGCCGCCGCTGCAGCAGCAGCCGTCGAGATGGCGCCGGGCGAATCGGTGGACATCGTGCTCGGGCTGAACCTGCGCAACGAGGCGCAACTCGACCAGTATCTGCACGACCTGCATACGCCTGGTTCGCCGCACTACCGGCAGTTCCTCACGCCGGCGCAGTTCGCGGCGCAATATGCGCCGACCGACCAGCAGGTCGCCTCGGTCGTCGCGCATCTGCGCAAGGAAGGCTTCGTGAACATCGTGGTCGCGCCGAACCGTCTGCTGGTTTCCGCGTCGGGCACCGCGGCCACCATCAAGTCCGCGTTCCGCACGACGCTCAAGCGCTTCACGCGCAACGGCCGCAGCGTCTACGCGAATACCGACGCCGCGCAGGTGCCGAATGCGATCGGCGGCGTCGTGGGTTCGGTGCTGGGCCTGCAGAACGTCGAACTGATGCATACGGGCGCCGGCAGCCAGCCGCAAGGCAACACCAGCAACCTGGCGATTCCGGCCGGCGCGTCGGCGGTGCCGCACAACCCGACCGAATTCTCGTCGATCTACGGCGGCGACGGTACGCCGACCGCCTCGCAGACCACCGTCGGCATCATCTCCGAAGGCGACCTGTCGCAGACGGTCAGCGACCTCAATACGTTCGCCGCAAACAACAGCCTCGGCACGATCAGCAGCAGCATCGTGAAGACGGGCCCGTCCGGCAGTTCGTACACCGACACCGACGGCACCGTTGAATGGAACCTCGACAGCCAGTCGATCGTCGGCGCGGCCGGCGGCAGCGTGAAGCAGGTCGTGTTCTACGTCGCGCCGTCGATGACGCTCACGGCGATCACCGCCGCGTACAACAAGGCCGTAACCGACAACGTCGCAAAGGTGATCAACGTGTCGCTCGGCGTGTGCGAATCGTCCGCGAACAGCACCGGCTCGCAGGCCACCGACGACACCATCTTCAAGCAGGCAGTCGCGCAGGGGCAGACCTTCTCGGTATCCGCCGGCGACCACGGCGCGTACGAATGTGCGAGCGGCACGCCGTCGCGCTCGACCTACACGGTGAGCGAGCCGGCAACGTCGCCGTACGTGATCGCGGTGGGCGGCACGACGCTGTTCACCAATACGTCGACCAACGCCTACAACAGCGAGATCGTCTGGAACGATCCGAGCTGGCAGCCGGGCACCGTGTGGTCGACGGGCGGCGGGTACAGCAAGTACGAAGCCGCGCCTGCTTGGCAATCGTCGAGCCTCACGGGATCGACCAAGCGCGCGCTGCCTGACGTCGGCTTCGACGCTGACCTGCGCACCGGCGCGATTCTCGTCGTCAACGGCCAGACGTCCGACACGCTGTGGGGCTCGGGCTACCTCAACAACGAAGGCGGCACGAGCCTCGCCGCGCCGATCTTCACGGGCATCTGGGCGCGCTTGCAGTCCGCCAACAACAATGCGCTCGGGTTTCCCGCGTCGAGCTTCTACAAGTACTTCCCGAGCAACGCGGCACTGTTGCACGACGTCACGTCCGGCAACAACGGCAGCGGCACCTACGGCTACAAGGCGAAGGCCGGCTGGGACGCGACGACGGGCTTCGGCAGCGTGAACATCTCGAAGCTCAACACGTTCATCCAGGGCACGTCGGATTTCGCACGCTGA